CGCCGAGTTGGAGCTCGACGTGATGACGAGCTCGGGCTCCAGCTCACGGATCCTGTCGAGGGTCACCGCACGCCAGTCGTCGCAGGAGGAGTACGGGCCGCCCTGCCACTCGATGGTGATCTGGGAGATCTTGCACGCGTTCTTGGTGAACGAGTAGAGCCGCCAGTGGTGCTTGCGGGCGATCGCGTCGAGCGCCGGGAACCACTGCGCCACGTGCGAGTCGCCGAAGAGGACCACGGAGCGGTCGGCGGTGCGGTCGCCGTACAGACAGGGCTGTGTCTGCACCTTGTCGGTCATTTCCAGGGCGCAGTCGTCGGTGTAGACGGCGGACCTCTTGTAGGCGGTGTCCCGCATGCTCGGCGTGAGGTTGGACGGGAGCTTCTCCACCGGTTGCCCGAGCAGCTCGGTCAGTGCGGCACGGGGGTCGGACGCGCTCGCGATGGTCTCCTTCGTGTCGGGCCGTGCCGTGCCCGAGCTCAGGGCGGGCGGGAACTGCGCGGCGAGCACCGCGGCGGCGGCCGCGGCGGCCGACAGGCCGAGGCCGAGCGAGAGTCCCCGGCGGGCACGGGTCTTGAACGCGCGGTGGAAACGCATCGGGTTCTCGACCAGGTGCAGGGTGCCCCAGGCGAGGACGATGCCGCCCAGCGCGGCGATCAGCCGCAGCGGCCCGTCGTGCTCGCCGAATCCGGCGGCGGCCGGAACGATGAGGATGAGCGGCCAGTGCCACAGGTACCAGGCGTAGGAGATCCCGCCGATCCAGACGGCGGGCCGCAGCGACAGGAGCGCGCCCGCGCCGTATCGGCCGGCGGCGGCCCCTCCGGCGAGGACGGCGGCGGCGCCGGCGACCGGGATGACGGCGTGGTGGCCGGGGAAGGGGGTGCTCTCGTCGAACGCCACGGCCGCGTAGGCGATGGCGGCCAGGCCGGCCCAGCTCAGGGCCGCCGCGACCGGGCGCGGGATGTCGTCGAGGCGGTGCGCCGCCAGGGCCAGCAGGGCGCCCACCGCCAGCTCCCAGATCCGCCCCTGCGACCCGAAGTAGGCCCAGGAGGGGGAGGTCTCGGTGAGGTGGAGGTTCAGGGCGAAGGAGCCGGCGGCCAGGGCGAGCAGCGGGATCGCCAGCAGGACCCGGCGCCGGAAGAGCTTGAGGGCGACGATCAGGACGATGGGCCAGATCAGATAGAACTGCTCCTCGACCGCCAGTGACCAGAAGTGCTGGAACGGCGAGGGCGGCACGTCCGCGTTGAAGTAGTCGGTGCCCGCCTCGGCCAGCCGGAAGTTGACGACGTACCAGGCGGAGGCGATGGCGTCCTTGGCGTAGTCCGCGAAGCGCAGCGGGCCCAGGAAGAGCCAGGAGCCCGCCAGGGTCGCGAGGACGACGAGGGTGGAGGCGGGCAGCAGGCGCAGCGCCCGGCGCGCGTAGAAGCGGCCCAGCGATATGCGGCCCTCGCGGGTCCACTCACGCAGCATCAGCGAGGTGATCAGGAACCCGGATATGACGAAGAAGACGTCCACGCCGATGTATCCACCGGCCACGTGGGGCACCCCCGAGTGGGAGAGCACCACGAGCGAGACCGCGACCGCGCGCAGGCCCTGGATGTCCCGTCTCAGTCCGGGACCGCCCGTGGGAGCGGACGGTTTCCCGCGGTCCGCGGAAGCACCGTCCCGCGGTGCCGGAACGGACGGGCTGTCATCGGAAGCAGGCCGCGCGGGGTGCACGAGGCGGCGGACGGGCACCGTGGAGATCTCCTTGCTCAGGGGGTGTCACCCGGCCGAGTACGGGTGTTCGCCCCGGAGCCGGACGATCGAACGTACCGTCGGCCGGGTCCGCGAGTCATGACGTTGTCATTACATCGTCATAACGGGCGGGTGGACCCGGCCTGAACGGGGACTGACCGTGACTGTACCGGAGCCGTCCGGGCGGCTCAGCCGGCGAGTGGCGGGCCGAACACCGCGGGGACGTCCTGCAGGCGGGCGGGAGAGCCCGGGATGACCAGAGTTATGCCGACTTCGATCCGTTCCGGCTTGGCCCCGATCGTCTTCTTGTTCGCGTCGTAGAGGGCTTTCCAGCCGCCCCCGACCTTGTACGTGCGGGCGATCGAGTACAGGGTGTCGCCGCGCTTCACGGTGTACCAGCGACCCTTGAGGCCGTACCGCTTCGCGCAGACCGGCCAGGCCTGCCATCCCTGCACGGCGACGACTTCCCGCGCGACCGCGATCTGTTCCGCGCGGGTGGCGAGGTCCGCGCGCGGGGCGTACTTCAGGCCACCGAACGCCTTCCAGGTGGCCTGCGAGAACTGCAGGCCACCGTAGTAGCCGTTGCCGGTGTTGATGTTCCAGCGCCCGCCGCTCTCGCACTGGGCGACACATCCCCAGGGCCACTGGTCGTCGGAGCACGACGTGGGCAGGTGCCGGGCGGACGCTCCAATCGCCGGGGCCTGGGCCGGGGACGGGGGCGCCGCGTGGGCGGCGACGGGGGCGAGGACGGTCAGCAGGGCGGCGGCGAGGGCCAGGGTGAGAGGTGTGCGTTGCATCGGCTCACGCTAGGCAGCGCCCCACGTGGGCCGTTCGCGCCGCGCCCGCTGCGCCGAGGGGCCCCACCCGGTCGGCGGACCGGCTGGAGCCCGTCGCCGCGTGCGGGAGAATGCGGCTCAGAGGACGAGCCGCTGCCCGGGCACGATCACGTCGGGGTCGCCGCCGACGACGGCCTTGTTGGCGGCGTACAGCCGCTGCCAGGTGGTGCCGTTGCGGGTCGCGATGCCGCACAGCGTGTCG
This region of Streptomyces chromofuscus genomic DNA includes:
- a CDS encoding acyltransferase family protein, whose translation is MPVRRLVHPARPASDDSPSVPAPRDGASADRGKPSAPTGGPGLRRDIQGLRAVAVSLVVLSHSGVPHVAGGYIGVDVFFVISGFLITSLMLREWTREGRISLGRFYARRALRLLPASTLVVLATLAGSWLFLGPLRFADYAKDAIASAWYVVNFRLAEAGTDYFNADVPPSPFQHFWSLAVEEQFYLIWPIVLIVALKLFRRRVLLAIPLLALAAGSFALNLHLTETSPSWAYFGSQGRIWELAVGALLALAAHRLDDIPRPVAAALSWAGLAAIAYAAVAFDESTPFPGHHAVIPVAGAAAVLAGGAAAGRYGAGALLSLRPAVWIGGISYAWYLWHWPLILIVPAAAGFGEHDGPLRLIAALGGIVLAWGTLHLVENPMRFHRAFKTRARRGLSLGLGLSAAAAAAAVLAAQFPPALSSGTARPDTKETIASASDPRAALTELLGQPVEKLPSNLTPSMRDTAYKRSAVYTDDCALEMTDKVQTQPCLYGDRTADRSVVLFGDSHVAQWFPALDAIARKHHWRLYSFTKNACKISQITIEWQGGPYSSCDDWRAVTLDRIRELEPELVITSSSNSAKLYGPGDMAEVWGRGQAETYRMLQQGGHTKVLTVLDTPWPKNNAVDCAVAHPDSLSDCARHRSSADPKPEVTEAIRAAAAAEDVTLIDPYDWICAPSGNCPVVVGNTMVYRDFGHLADGYVAALTPVVEDELLRLFGADLSRRPGG
- a CDS encoding LysM peptidoglycan-binding domain-containing protein, which encodes MQRTPLTLALAAALLTVLAPVAAHAAPPSPAQAPAIGASARHLPTSCSDDQWPWGCVAQCESGGRWNINTGNGYYGGLQFSQATWKAFGGLKYAPRADLATRAEQIAVAREVVAVQGWQAWPVCAKRYGLKGRWYTVKRGDTLYSIARTYKVGGGWKALYDANKKTIGAKPERIEVGITLVIPGSPARLQDVPAVFGPPLAG